The proteins below come from a single Alnus glutinosa chromosome 9, dhAlnGlut1.1, whole genome shotgun sequence genomic window:
- the LOC133877951 gene encoding LOB domain-containing protein 15 translates to MSRDRERLDEIGKKIKRETDASSQMGRRHLINGPNSGTLNTLTPCAACKLLRRRCAEECPFSPYFSPHEPQKFAAVHKVFGASNVSKLLMEVPESQRADAANSLVYEANLRLRDPVYGCMGAISALQQQIQSLQAELNAIRTEILKQKYREATSNIISSSSPADLVSSGAPPLSPPPVLRPPLPSVVTSLSSSLYTPPTSTAGHSSIILRGNVPYFD, encoded by the exons ATGTCCAGAGACAG GGAGAGATTGGATGAGATAGGAAAAAAGATCAAAAGAGAGACAGATGCATCTTCTCAAATGGGAAGGAGACATTTAATCAATGGTCCTAATTCTGGGACCTTGAACACTCTTACACCCTGTGCTGCGTGTAAGCTCTTGAGAAGAAGGTGTGCTGAGGAATGCCCTTTCTCCCCATATTTCTCCCCTCATGAACCCCAAAAATTTGCTGCTGTTCATAAGGTTTTTGGTGCAAGCAACGTCTCCAAGCTgctaatg GAGGTGCCAGAGAGCCAAAGAGCTGATGCAGCAAATAGTCTGGTTTATGAAGCAAATTTGAGGCTGAGAGACCCTGTATATGGGTGCATGGGTGCAATTTCAGCTTTGCAGCAACAGATTCAATCTTTGCAAGCAGAACTGAATGCAATAAGGACTGAGATATTGAAACAAAAATACAGAGAAGCTACAAGTAACATCATTTCTTCTAGTTCTCCTGCTGATTTAGTGTCTTCTGGGGCTCCTCCACTATCACCGCCACCAGTATTGCGGCCGCCTCTGCCTTCTGTTGTCACTTCTTTATCTTCTTCGCTATATACACCTCCTACAAGCACAGCGGGTCACAGCTCCATTATTTTGAGGGGTAATGTTCCATATTTTGACTGA